One genomic window of Elaeis guineensis isolate ETL-2024a chromosome 2, EG11, whole genome shotgun sequence includes the following:
- the LOC105057066 gene encoding folate synthesis bifunctional protein, mitochondrial isoform X1, whose translation MSLVMFPGMGMFKPLLGFKGFSFKNISAAVAGLNLKTCCHTSIYTTTHRSWIHSSAECLQGVHSPEQEIVIALGSNVGDRIQNFNEALCLMKKSGINITRHSCLYETEPAYVTDQPLFLNSAIRGTTKLGPHELLKVLKQIEKDLGRTDGIRYGPRPIDLDILFYGKLKIESEALTVPHERIWERPFVVAPLMDLLGSSIDSDTVASWHSFSRKSGGLFELWEHLGGESSIGREGLRRVLPIGSVLWDWSKRTHVMGVLNVTPDSFSDGGKFQAVEAAISQVRLLISEGADIIDIGAQSTRPFASRLAADEELQRLIPILEAIIQIPEVKGKLLSVDTFYADVALEAVKRGVHIVNDVSGGQLDPKILTVVGELGVPYVVMHMRGDPTTMQSNENLQYEDVCKQVASELYARVNRAELSGIPLWRIIIDPGVGFSKKTEHNLKLLMGLSSIRREMGKKSLAASYAPILVGPSRKRFLGEICDRTDPVERDPATIAAVTAGILGGANIIRVHNVGFNLDAAKFCDALLKQRKTSGIYV comes from the exons ATGTCATTAGTAATGTTTCCTGGCATGGGAATGTTTAAGCCTTTGCTTGGGTTTAAAGGATTCTCCTTTAAAAATATTTCTGCTG CTGTTGCAGGATTGAACCTGAAAACCTGTTGTCACACCTCAATTTATACAACTACACATCGTTCTTGGATCCATTCATCTGCAGAATGTTTGCAAGGTGTTCATTCTCCAGAACAGGAAATAGTGATTGCTTTAGGCAGCAATGTGGGTGACAGAATACAAAATTTCAATGAAGCCCTATGTTTGATGAAGAAATCAGGCATAAACATCACTAGACACAGCTGCTTATATGAGACAGAGCCTGCTTATGTCACAGACCAGCCCCTTTTTCTAAATTCTGCAATTAGAGGTACTACAAAACTAGGACCCCATGAGTTACTGAAAGTACTTAAGCAAATCGAGAAGGATCTGGGACGTACTGATGGAATAAGATATGGTCCAAGACCAATTGACCTAGACATTCTTTTTTACGGGAAGCTCAAGATCGAGTCTGAGGCTCTTACTGTGCCTCATGAACGCATATGGGAGAGGCCGTTTGTAGTGGCTCCTCTTATGGATTTGCTAGGATCATCAATTGATAGTGACACTGTAGCAAGTTGGCATTCTTTTTCAAGAAAAAGTGGTGGCCTATTTGAATTATGGGAGCACCTTGGTGGTGAATCCTCAATTGGAAGGGAAGGATTAAGAAGAGTTTTACCAATAGGAAGTGTCCTATGGGACTGGTCAAAGAGAACCCATGTCATGGGTGTGCTCAATGTGACCCCTGACAGTTTTAGTGATGGAGGGAAGTTTCAAGCAGTGGAAGCTGCAATTTCTCAGGTCAGGTTGTTGATCTCAGAAGGGGCAGATATTATTGATATTGGTGCCCAATCCACACGCCCATTTGCAAGTAGGCTGGCTGCTGATGAAGAACTTCAGAGGCTGATTCCTATATTGGAAGCAATTATACAAATTCCTGAGGTAAAAGGGAAGTTATTATCAGTGGACACCTTCTATGCAGATGTCGCATTGGAGGCAGTGAAGAGAGGGGTTCATATTGTTAATGATGTCTCTGGAGGACAGCTTGACCCTAAAATTCTTACTGTAGTAGGAGAACTTGGTGTGCCTTATGTTGTGATGCACATGAGAGGAGATCCAACTACAATGCAAAGTAATGAAAATTTACAGTATGAAGATGTTTGCAAGCAAGTGGCTTCTGAGCTTTATGCAAGGGTGAATAGAGCAGAATTATCGGGGATCCCATTGTGGAGAATAATAATTGACCCTGGTGTTGGGTTTTCAAAGAAAACCGAACATAACTTGAAACTTCTAATGGGCTTGTCATCCATTCGAAGAGAGATGGGCAAAAAGAGCTTGGCTGCTTCATATGCACCAATCTTGGTTGGACCCTCCAGAAAAAGATTTCTTGGTGAGATATGTGATCGTACTGATCCTGTTGAGAGAGATCCTGCCACCATTGCAGCTGTCACAGCAGGGATTTTGGGTGGTGCTAATATCATTAGAGTGCACAATGTTGGCTTTAATTTGGATGCTGCTAAGTTCTGTGATGCGCTGCTTAAACAAAGAAAAACCAGTGGGATATATGTTTAG
- the LOC105057066 gene encoding folate synthesis bifunctional protein, mitochondrial isoform X2: MSLVMFPGMGMFKPLLGFKGFSFKNISAGLNLKTCCHTSIYTTTHRSWIHSSAECLQGVHSPEQEIVIALGSNVGDRIQNFNEALCLMKKSGINITRHSCLYETEPAYVTDQPLFLNSAIRGTTKLGPHELLKVLKQIEKDLGRTDGIRYGPRPIDLDILFYGKLKIESEALTVPHERIWERPFVVAPLMDLLGSSIDSDTVASWHSFSRKSGGLFELWEHLGGESSIGREGLRRVLPIGSVLWDWSKRTHVMGVLNVTPDSFSDGGKFQAVEAAISQVRLLISEGADIIDIGAQSTRPFASRLAADEELQRLIPILEAIIQIPEVKGKLLSVDTFYADVALEAVKRGVHIVNDVSGGQLDPKILTVVGELGVPYVVMHMRGDPTTMQSNENLQYEDVCKQVASELYARVNRAELSGIPLWRIIIDPGVGFSKKTEHNLKLLMGLSSIRREMGKKSLAASYAPILVGPSRKRFLGEICDRTDPVERDPATIAAVTAGILGGANIIRVHNVGFNLDAAKFCDALLKQRKTSGIYV; encoded by the exons ATGTCATTAGTAATGTTTCCTGGCATGGGAATGTTTAAGCCTTTGCTTGGGTTTAAAGGATTCTCCTTTAAAAATATTTCTGCTG GATTGAACCTGAAAACCTGTTGTCACACCTCAATTTATACAACTACACATCGTTCTTGGATCCATTCATCTGCAGAATGTTTGCAAGGTGTTCATTCTCCAGAACAGGAAATAGTGATTGCTTTAGGCAGCAATGTGGGTGACAGAATACAAAATTTCAATGAAGCCCTATGTTTGATGAAGAAATCAGGCATAAACATCACTAGACACAGCTGCTTATATGAGACAGAGCCTGCTTATGTCACAGACCAGCCCCTTTTTCTAAATTCTGCAATTAGAGGTACTACAAAACTAGGACCCCATGAGTTACTGAAAGTACTTAAGCAAATCGAGAAGGATCTGGGACGTACTGATGGAATAAGATATGGTCCAAGACCAATTGACCTAGACATTCTTTTTTACGGGAAGCTCAAGATCGAGTCTGAGGCTCTTACTGTGCCTCATGAACGCATATGGGAGAGGCCGTTTGTAGTGGCTCCTCTTATGGATTTGCTAGGATCATCAATTGATAGTGACACTGTAGCAAGTTGGCATTCTTTTTCAAGAAAAAGTGGTGGCCTATTTGAATTATGGGAGCACCTTGGTGGTGAATCCTCAATTGGAAGGGAAGGATTAAGAAGAGTTTTACCAATAGGAAGTGTCCTATGGGACTGGTCAAAGAGAACCCATGTCATGGGTGTGCTCAATGTGACCCCTGACAGTTTTAGTGATGGAGGGAAGTTTCAAGCAGTGGAAGCTGCAATTTCTCAGGTCAGGTTGTTGATCTCAGAAGGGGCAGATATTATTGATATTGGTGCCCAATCCACACGCCCATTTGCAAGTAGGCTGGCTGCTGATGAAGAACTTCAGAGGCTGATTCCTATATTGGAAGCAATTATACAAATTCCTGAGGTAAAAGGGAAGTTATTATCAGTGGACACCTTCTATGCAGATGTCGCATTGGAGGCAGTGAAGAGAGGGGTTCATATTGTTAATGATGTCTCTGGAGGACAGCTTGACCCTAAAATTCTTACTGTAGTAGGAGAACTTGGTGTGCCTTATGTTGTGATGCACATGAGAGGAGATCCAACTACAATGCAAAGTAATGAAAATTTACAGTATGAAGATGTTTGCAAGCAAGTGGCTTCTGAGCTTTATGCAAGGGTGAATAGAGCAGAATTATCGGGGATCCCATTGTGGAGAATAATAATTGACCCTGGTGTTGGGTTTTCAAAGAAAACCGAACATAACTTGAAACTTCTAATGGGCTTGTCATCCATTCGAAGAGAGATGGGCAAAAAGAGCTTGGCTGCTTCATATGCACCAATCTTGGTTGGACCCTCCAGAAAAAGATTTCTTGGTGAGATATGTGATCGTACTGATCCTGTTGAGAGAGATCCTGCCACCATTGCAGCTGTCACAGCAGGGATTTTGGGTGGTGCTAATATCATTAGAGTGCACAATGTTGGCTTTAATTTGGATGCTGCTAAGTTCTGTGATGCGCTGCTTAAACAAAGAAAAACCAGTGGGATATATGTTTAG
- the LOC105057090 gene encoding COBRA-like protein 1 translates to MEMSLAPSFFANARPITKLRPLAIFLVVFVLSSTLISTEAYDALDPNGNITIKWDIMQWTTDGYVAVVMVYNYQQYRHIEAPGWTLGWTWAKKEVIWSMVGAQTTEQGDCSKFKENIPHCCKKDPTVVDLLPETPFGLQIANCCKGGVMSSVVQDPGKAASSFQLSVGLAGTSIKTAKAPKNFTFRVPGPGYTCANTETVEPSKFVSKDGRRKTQALMTWKVTCTYSQFLSQKTPTCCVSLSSFYNDTIVNCPACTCGCPNNLTKPGSCVEGNSPYLASAVNGLGKSSFTPLVQCTSHMCPIRVHWHVKLNYKEYWRAKISVTNFNYRMNYTQWNLVMQHPNFNNLTRTFSFNYKALTPYGTINDTAMMWGIKFYNELLMVAGPMGNVQSELLFQKDPLTFTFGKGWAFPRRVYFNGENCVMPPPDAYPWLPNASPLSKSPSIVSIIVFWTVLACFLVYV, encoded by the exons ATGGAAATGAGTCTTGCACCTTCCTTCTTTGCCAATGCTAGACCAATCACAAAGCTTAGACCTTTGGCCATTTTTCTTGTGGTCTTTGTTCTCTCCTCTACTCTAATCTCAACAG AAGCTTATGATGCACTTGACCCAAATGGAAATATAACAATTAAATGGGATATTATGCAGTGGACTACTGATGGCTATGTT GCTGTTGTTATGGTATATAATTACCAACAATACCGTCATATCGAAGCACCAGGATGGACGTTAGGATGGACTTGGGCAAAGAAGGAGGTCATCTGGTCAATGGTCGGGGCACAAACTACCGAGCAGGGTGATTGCTCAAAATTTAAAGAGAACATCCCACATTGTTGCAAGAAGGATCCCACAGTAGTTGATCTGCTTCCAGAAACTCCGTTTGGCTTGCAGATAGCTAATTGCTGCAAAGGAGGAGTGATGAGTTCAGTAGTTCAAGATCCAGGCAAAGCTGCTAGTTCCTTCCAGCTTAGCGTAGGCTTAGCAGGGACGAGCATCAAGACCGCAAAAGCACCCAAAAACTTCACATTTAGAGTTCCAGGGCCTGGATATACATGCGCAAACACAGAGACTGTCGAACCTAGTAAATTTGTTTCAAAGGATGGAAGGAGAAAAACACAAGCTCTGA TGACATGGAAAGTTACATGCACATATTCTCAGTTCCTCTCCCAGAAGACTCCGACATGCTGTGTCTCCCTTTCATCTTTCTACAATGACACCATAGTCAATTGCCCAGCATGCACTTGTGGCTGCCCAAATAACCTTACCAAACCAGGAAGCTGTGTGGA GGGGAATTCACCTTACCTGGCTTCTGCTGTCAATGGCCTTGGCAAAAGCAGCTTCACTCCTTTGGTCCAGTGCACTTCTCACATGTGCCCCATTAGAGTGCACTGGCATGTTAAACTTAACTATAAAGAATATTGGCGTGCAAAGATCTCAGTCACAAATTTCAACTATCGGATGAATTACACACAATGGAACTTGGTCATGCAGCACCCTAATTTCAATAATCTCACTCGAACCTTCAGCTTCAATTACAAGGCACTGACCCCTTATGGAACAATAA ATGATACGGCGATGATGTGGGGCATAAAGTTCTACAATGAATTGCTTATGGTAGCTGGTCCAATGGGAAATGTACAGTCAGAGCTTCTATTCCAGAAAGACCCGTTAACCTTCACTTTTGGGAAGGGATGGGCCTTTCCACGTCGCGTATACTTCAATGGTGAAAACTGCGTCATGCCACCTCCAGATGCATATCCATGGTTGCCGAATGCAAGTCCTCTATCAAAGAGTCCCTCAATTGTCTCAATCATAGTCTTCTGGACTGTTCTGGCTTGCTTTCTAGTCTATGTCTAG
- the LOC105057101 gene encoding uncharacterized protein isoform X1, which yields MPLEVSQTHSTSRAPHVSPLYMRRNGSPRNNEKRNKCTAMNLQVQKNTLYVGGLAEEVNESILHSAFIPFGDIKDVKTPLDQATQKHRSFGFVTFLEREDAAAAMDNMDGAELYGRVLTVNYAFPERIKGGEQGWAAQPIWADADTWFERQQQEEEMQRLQAEQQAAMKAAEELHRKKLAEEREGEKEEETETKADPMAAAEAEALKQQNA from the exons ATGCCACTCGAAGTATCCCAAACGCACTCTACGTCACGTGCACCTCACGTGTCGCCGCTTTATATGCGAAGAAACGGGAGTCCGCGGAACAACGAGAAGAGGAACAAGTGCACTGCCATGAACCTCCAGGTGCAGAAGAACACTCTCTACGTAG GAGGGCTGGCGGAGGAGGTGAACGAGTCGATCCTGCACTCGGCATTCATCCCGTTCGGGGACATAAAGGACGTCAAGACCCCGCTGGACCAGGCCACCCAGAAGCACCGCTCCTTCGGCTTCGTCACCTTCCTCGAGCGCGAGGACGCCGCCGCCGCCATGGACAACATGGATGGCGCCGAGCTCTACGGCCGCGTCCTCACCGTCAACTACGCCTTCCCCGAGCGCATCAAGGGAGGCGAGCAGGGCTGGGCCGCCCAACCCA TTTGGGCGGATGCTGATACATGGTTTGAGAGGCAACAACAGGAGGAGGAAATGCAGCGTCTGCAGGCAGAACAGCAAGCTGCCATGAAAGCAGCAGAGGAGCTGCATAGGAAGAAGTTGGCTGAAGAGCGAgaaggagagaaggaagaagaaacggAAACAAAGGCTGATCCTATGGCTGCAGCTGAAGCAGAGGCCTTGAAACAACAGAATGCTTGA
- the LOC105057101 gene encoding uncharacterized protein isoform X2, whose amino-acid sequence MDNMDGAELYGRVLTVNYAFPERIKGGEQGWAAQPIWADADTWFERQQQEEEMQRLQAEQQAAMKAAEELHRKKLAEEREGEKEEETETKADPMAAAEAEALKQQNA is encoded by the exons ATGGACAACATGGATGGCGCCGAGCTCTACGGCCGCGTCCTCACCGTCAACTACGCCTTCCCCGAGCGCATCAAGGGAGGCGAGCAGGGCTGGGCCGCCCAACCCA TTTGGGCGGATGCTGATACATGGTTTGAGAGGCAACAACAGGAGGAGGAAATGCAGCGTCTGCAGGCAGAACAGCAAGCTGCCATGAAAGCAGCAGAGGAGCTGCATAGGAAGAAGTTGGCTGAAGAGCGAgaaggagagaaggaagaagaaacggAAACAAAGGCTGATCCTATGGCTGCAGCTGAAGCAGAGGCCTTGAAACAACAGAATGCTTGA